The stretch of DNA CCTGTTGTTtatagcagtgaagatatgaaaaCCTATGTACCATCAGAAACTTCCTAAAATCAAGCTACAGTCTTGTTTTATGACCAATGCAGCTTGTTTacaatgattttcctttttaaccTTAATCTCCATAGTACAACCAACTGCACAAAGGAGAGATGTTGTTTTCCTACTGGATGGATCAGATGGCACTCGCAGTGGGTTCTCTGCAATGAAGGACTTTGTCCTAAAAGTTGTGAACAAGCTGAATGTAGCTGAGGACAAAGACCGTGTTTCTGTAGTCCAGTTCAGCAGAGATCCTGAAACCCATTTCTACCTGAACTCGTACACAACAAAGGATGACGTTCTTGACACAGTTAGAGTGCTCAGGCACAAAGGAGGAAGACCACTGAACACCGGAGCCGCTCTCCAGCACGTCAGAGACAATGTCTTCACTGCCTCCTCCGGCAGCAGACGTCTGGAGGGCGTGCCACAGATACTGATCCTGCTGAGTGGCGGCAGGTCATTTGACAACGTTGATGTGCCAGCCTCTGCTCTGAAGGACATGGGAGTCTTGATATTCACAGTAGGCTCAAGGAGCTCTGATAGCAGAGAACTGCAGAGGATTTCATACGAGCCTAGTTATGCTCTGTCTGTGTCAGAATTCACTGACCTTCCAAATGTCCAAGAGCAGCTTCTGAACACTGTTGAGGCTGTTACTGTTTCTGTCACGCCAGCATCACCAACTCCTACCGGTATGTCTGTGTGAAAGAATGCTGTTAGCACATTTTGCAGTACTATTTTTTGtagcttttctgttttctttggtcTTATGTTTGGAAATTCTCATGTAGCCTCCGTAAAGCGTTTAGCGCTCTCTTAGACAGGTTTTAACAAATGCCATTGTTGTCTTTCTAGTTGATTTTGACACCTCCAGAAAGGATGTTGTCTTCCTACTGGATGGCTCAGATGGCTCTAGGAATGGATTCCCAGTTATGCTTGACTTCGTACAAAAAATTGTTGAAAAATTATCCATAGATGACAACAGAGACCGTGTCTCAGTGGTGCAGTACAGTAGAGAGCCTCAGCTCCATTTCAACCTGAATACCTACTCTGCAAAGGCTGACGTTCTTGGCACTGTCAGAACTCTAAGGCACAGGGGAGGGAGACCCCTCAACACCGGGTCAGCTCTCCAGTATGTGAAAGACAATGTCTTCACTGCCTCTGCTGGCAGTAGACGTCAAGAGGGTGTCCCTCAGATTCTCATCCTGCTCAGTGGATCAAGGTCGAATGATAACATCGATATTTATGCCTCTGCTCTGAAAGAAAGTGGGGTCTTGATTCTTGGTGTTGGCACCAGGAATTCGAGCAGAGAAATTCAGAGAATTGTCAGTGATCCTTCCTACACTCAGTCTGTTTCTGAGCTTTCTGACCTTGCCAGTGTCCAGCAGCAGTTTATCACCTCGCTCCAAAGTGCGGTTTTATATGCAACACCAGTGACACCCACAGTCATAGGTAAGACAGATTCTCACTAATATTTATAAACTTTAAACACAGCCATTGAAGCTAACTACAGATTGTTGTccctatgtttttttattttaaagtctgtCAGGTTATTGTACATTTAACTCTGCAGAGAAAAATTCGTACAAGATTAAGTGTAGGGCTTGTCTGAGGGTTTTAGACTAAAGTGTTCTGCCTTCAGAATTGGAATCCTTTCATTAGGATTTTTAGTGCTGCACAGCCTGGTTATCTGTAATTATCTCTAAGAGTTTTGCCAAAACGTAAGACAATAGTTATGCTTTCAAAAGAACATCAAACATAAAGCATGCTTACGAATCCAAGATCAGCCAATTGTATCAAATTAAGAGATTTGAACAGTGTATCGCATAAGACTGGTTGTAAATGATTGAGACAAGATGTGATTTTATTCAGTTCATAATCTCATACTTAAAAAATGTCCATTGTTCAAAGCATACAGCGAAGGCTGACACGACTGTTTTCTATTTACTGCCTGTAGCTGACCGAAGAATGGCCAGGAGGGACGTAGTGTTCCTTTTGGATGGTTCAGATGGAACTAGGAACTCTTTCCCAGCCATGCGCGATTTTGTTCAAAGAATGGTAGATAGATTGAATGTGGCAGAGGGGAGAGATCGTGTCTCTGTAGTCCAGTTCAGCAGAGACCCAGAGGCCCTTTTCTACCTTAACACATATGTAACAAAAGAGAACGTTCTCAACGCTCTCAGAGGTCTACGTCACAAAGGGGGTCGACCCCTCAACACTGGAGCAGCTCTCCAGTATGTGAGGGACAATGTCTTCACTGCATCTTCTGGAAGCAGGCGTCTAGAAGGGGTCCCGCAGCTACTGATTTTGTTGAGTGGTGGAAGGTCGTTTGATAACGTAGACACACCAGCCTCTTCGCTAAAAGAGCTTGGAGTCTTGACCTTTACTGTAGGATCAAGGGGCTCTGACAATAGAGAACTGCAGAAGATCTCATATGACCCTAGTTACACACTCTCAGTGGCAGAGTTTACTGACCTCCCCAATGTACAAGAACAGCTTTTCAACAGCATTAGCACCGTACTCGTAGAGGCCACGACTGCTCCTCCAACTCTGATAGGTAAGACAAAAAGAGCATTGATCCATTTCATGCAGTCTTTTTTGAGCTAGATTTTCTCATAGTTGCTCCAAATTCTGCCTGTTGTTtatagcagtgaagatatgaaaaCCTATGTACCATCAGAAACTTCCTAAAATCAAGCTACAGTCTTGTTTTTATGACCAATGCAGCTTGTTTacaatgattttcctttttaaccTTAATCTCCATAGTACAACCAACTGCACAAAGGAGAGATGTTGTTTTCCTACTGGATGGATCAGATGGCACTCGCAGTGGGTTCTCTGCAATGAAGGACTTTGTCCTAAATGTTGTGAACAAGCTGAATGTAGCTGAGGACAAAGACCGTGTTTCTGTAGTCCAGTTCAGCAGAGATCCTGAAACCCATTTCTACCTGAACTCGTACACAACAAAGGATGACGTTCTTGACACAGTTAGAGTGCTCAGGCACAAAGGAGGAAGACCACTGAACACCGGAGCCGCTCTCCAGCACGTCAGAGACAATGTCTTCACTGCCTCCTCCGGCAGCAGACGTCTGGAGGGCGTGCCACAGATACTGATCCTGCTGAGTGGCGGCAGGTCATTTGACAACGTTGATGTGCCAGCCTCTGCTCTGAAGGACATGGGAGTCTTGATATTCACAGTAGGCTCAAGGAGCTCTGATAGCAGAGAACTGCAGAGGATTTCATACGAGCCTAGTTATGCTCTGTCTGTGTCAGAATTCACTGACCTTCCAAATGTCCAAGAGCAGCTTCTGAACACTGTTGAGGCTGTTACTGTTTCTGTCACACCAGCATCACCAACTCCTACCGGTATGTCTGTGTGAAAGAATGCTGTTAGCACATTTTGCAGTACTATTTTTGtagcttttctgttttctttggtcTTATGTTTGGAAATTCTCATGTAGCCTCCGTAAAGCGTTTAGCGCTCTCTTAGACAGGTTTTAACAAATGCCATTGTTGTCTTTCTAGTTGATTTTGACACCTCCAGAAAGGATGTTGTCTTCCTACTGGATGGCTCAGATGGCTCTAGGAATGGATTCCCAGTTATGCTTGACTTCGTACAAAAAATTGTTGAAAAATTATCCATAGATGACAACAGAGACCGTGTCTCAGTGGTGCAGTACAGTAGAGAGCCTCAGCTCCATTTCAATCTGAATACCTACTCTGCAAAGGCTGACGTTCTTGGCACTGTCAGAACTCTAAGGCACAGGGGAGGGAGACCCCTCAACACCGGGTCAGCTCTCCAGTATGTGAAAGACAATGTCTTCACTGCCTCTGCTGGCAGTAGACGTCAAGAGGGTGTCCCTCAGATTCTCATCCTGCTCAGTGGATCAAGGTCGAATGATAACATCGATATTCCTGCCTCTGCTCTGAAAGAAAGTGGGGTCTTGATTCTTGGTGTTGGCACCAGGAATTCGAGCAGAGAAATTCAGAGAATTGTCAGTGATCCTTCCTACACTCAGTCTGTTTCTGAGCTTTCTGACCTTGCCAGTGTCCAGCAGCAGTTTATCACCTCGCTCcaaagtgctgttttatatgcAACACCAGTGACACCCACAGTCATAGGTAAGACAGATTCTCACTAATATTTACAAACTTTAAACCCAGCCATTAAAGCTAACTACAGATTGTTGTccctatgttttttattttaaagtctgtCAGGTTATTGTACATTTAATTCTGCAGAGAAAAATTCGTACAGGATTAAGTGTAGGGCTTGTCTGAGGGTTTTAGATTAAAGGCTTCTGCCTTCAGAATTGGAATCCTTTCATTAGGATTTTTAGTGCTGCACATCCTGGTTATCTGTAATTATCTCTAAAAGTTTTGCCAAAACGTAAGACAACAGTTATGCTTTCAAAAGAACATCAAACGTAAAGCATGCGTACGAATCCATGATCAGCCAATCGTATCAAATTAAGAGATTTGAACAGTGTATCGCATAAGACTGGTTGTAAATGATTGAGACAAGATGTGATTTTATCCAGTTCATAATCTCATACTTAAAAAATGTCCATTGTTCAAAGCATACAGCGAAGGCTGACACGACTGTTTTCTATTTACTGCCTGTAGCTGACCGAAGAATGGCCAGGAGGGACGTAGTGTTCCTTTTGGATGGTTCAGATGGAACTAGGAACTCTTTCCCAGCTATGCGCGATTTTGTTCAAAGAATGGTGGATAGATTGAATGTGGCAGATGGGAGAGATCGTGTCTCTGTAGTCCAGTTCAGCAGAGACCCAGAGGCCCTTTTCTACCTTAACACATACGTAACAAAGGAGAACGTTCTCAACGCTCTCAGAGGTCTACGTCACAAAGGGGGTCGACCCCTCAACACTGGAGCAGCTCTCCAGTATGTGAGGGACAATGTCTTCACTGCATCTTCTGGAAGCAGGCGTCTAGAGGGGGTCCCGCAGCTACTGATTTTGTTGAGTGGTGGAAGGTCGTTTGATAACGTAGACACACCAGCCTCTTCGCTAAAAGGGCTTGGAGTCTTGACCTTTACTGTAGGATCAAGGGGCTCTGACAATAGAGAGCTGCAGAAGATCTCATATGACCCTAGTTACACACTCTCAGTGGCAGAGTTTACTGACCTCCCCAATGTACAAGAGCAGCTTTTCAACAGCATTAGCACCGTACTCGTAGAGGCCACGACTGCTCCTCCAACTCTGATAGGTAAGACAAAAAGAGCATTGATCCATTTCATGCAGTCTTTTTTGAGCTAGATTTTCTCATAGTTGCTCCAAATTCTGCCTGTTGTTtatagcagtgaagatatgaaaaCCTATGTACCATCAGAAACTTCCTAAAATCAAGCTACAGTCTTGTTTTTATAACCAATGCAGCTTATTTacaatgattttcctttttaaccTTAATCTCCATAGTACAACCAACTGCACAAAGGAGAGATGTTGTTTTCCTACTGGATGGATCAGATGGCACTCGCAGTGGGTTCTCTGCAATGAAGGACTTTGTCCTAAAAGTTGTGAACAAGCTGAATGTAGCTGAGGACAAAGACCGTGTTTCTGTAGTCCAGTTCAGCAGAGATCCTGAAACCCATTTCTACCTGAACTCGTACACAACAAAGGATGACGTTCTTGACACAGTTAGAGTGCTCAGGCACAAAGGAGGAAGACCACTGAACACCGGAGCCGCTCTCCAGCACGTCAGAGACAATGTCTTCACTGCCTCCTCCGGCAGCAGACGTCTGGAGGGCGTGCCACAGATACTGATCCTGCTGAGTGGTGGCAGGTCATTTGACAACGTTGATGTGCCAGCCTCTGCTCTGAAGGACATGGGAGTCTTGATATTCACAGTAGGCTCAAGGAGCTCTGATAGCAGAGAACTGCAGAGGATTTCATACGAGCCTAGTTATGCTCTGTCTGTGTCAGAATTCACTGACCTTCCAAATGTCCAAGAGCAGCTTCTGAACACTGTTGAGGCTGTTACTGTTTCTGTCACGCCAGCATCACCAACTCCTACCGGTATGTCTGTGTGAAAGAATGCTGTTAGCACATTTTGCAGTACTATTTTTTGtagcttttctgttttctttggtcTTATGTTTGGAAATTCTCATGTAGCCTCCGTAAAGCGTTTAGCGCTCTCTTAGACAGGTTTTAACAAATGCCATTGTTGTCTTTCTAGTTGATTTTGACACCTCCAGAAAGGATGTTGTCTTCCTACTGGATGGCTCAGATGGCTCTAGGAATGGATTCCCAGTTATGCTTGACTTCGTACAAAAAATTGTTGAAAAATTATCCATAGACGACAACAGAGACCGTGTCTCAGTGGTGCAGTACAGTAGAGAGCCTCAGCTCCATTTCAATCTGAATACCTACTCTGCAAAGGCTGACGTTCTTGGCACTGTCAGAACTCTAAGGCACAGGGGAGGGAGACCCCTCAACACCGGGTCAGCTCTCCAGTATGTGAAAGACAATGTCTTCACTGCCTCTGCTGGCAGTAGACGTCAAGAGGGTGTCCCTCAGATTCTCATCCTGCTCAGTGGATCAAGGTCGAATGATAACATCGATATTCCTGCCTCTGCTCTGAAAGAAAGTGGGGTCTTGATTCTTGGTGTTGGCACCAGGAATTCGAGCAGAGAAATTCAGAGAATTGTCAGTGATCCTTCCTACACTCAGTCTGTTTCTGAGCTTTCTGACCTTGCCAGTGTCCAGCAGCAGTTTATCACCTCGCTCCAAAGTGCGGTTTTATATGCAACACCAGTGACACCCACAGTCATAGGTAAGACAGATTCTCACTAATATTTACAAACTTTAAACCCAGCCATTAAAGCTAACTACAGATTGTTGTccctatgttttttattttaaagtctgtCAGGTTATTGTACATTTAATTCTGCAGAGAAAAATTCGTACAGGATAAGTGTAGGGCTTGTCTGAGGGTTTTAGATTAAAGGCTTCCGCCTTCAGAATTGGAATCCTTTCATTAGGATTTTTAGTGCTGCACATCCTGGTTATCTGTAATTATCTCTAAAAGTTTTGCCAAAACGTAAGACAACAGTTATGCTTTCAAAAGAACATCAAACGTAAAGCATGCGTACGAATCCAAGATCAGCCAATCGTATCAAATTAAGAGATTTGAACAGTGTATCGCATAAGACTGGTTGTAAATGATTGAGACAAGATGTGATTTTATCCAGTTCATAATCTCATACTTAAAAAATGTCCATTGTTCAAAGCATACAGCGAAGGCTGACACGACTGTTTTCTATTTACTGCCTGTAGCTGACCGAAGAATGGCCAGGAGGGACGTAGTGTTCCTTTTGGATGGTTCAGATGGAACTAGGAACTCTTTCCCAGCCATGCGCGATTTTGTTCAAAGAATGGTGGATAGATTGAATGTGGCAGATGGGAGAGATCGTGTCTCTGTAGTCCAGTTCAGCAGAGACCCAGAGGCCCTTTTCTACCTTAACACATACGTAACAAAGGAGAACGTTCTCAACGCTCTCAGAGGTCTACGTCACAAAGGGGGTCGACCCCTCAACACTGGAGCAGCTCTCCAGTATGTGAGGGACAATGTCTTCACTGCATCTTCTGGAAGCAGGCTTCTAGAGGGGGTCCCGCAGCTACTGATTTTGTTGAGTGGTGGAAGGTCGTTTGATAACGTAGACACACCAGCCTCTTCGCTAAAAGGGCTTGGAGTCTTGACCTTTACTGTAGGATCAAGGGGCTCTGACAATAGAGAGCTGCAGAAGATCTCATATGACCCTAGTTACACACTCTCAGTGGCAGAGTTTACTGACCTCCCCAATGTACAAGAGCAGCTTTTCAACAGCATTAGCACCATACTCGTAGAGGCCACGACTGCTCCTCCAACTCTGATAGGTAAGACAAAAAGAGCATTGATCCATTTCATGCAGTCTTTTTTGAGCTAGATTTTCTCATAGTTGCTCCAAATTCTGCCTGTTGTTtatagcagtgaagatatgaaaaCCTATGTACCATCAGAAACTTCCTAAAATCAAGCTACAGTCTTGTTTTTATAACCAATGCAGCTTATTTacaatgattttcctttttaaccTTAATCTCCATAGTACAACCAACTGCACAAAGGAGAGATGTTGTTTTCCTACTGGATGGATCAGATGGCACTCCCAGTGGGTTCTCTGCAATGAAGGACTTTGTCCTAAAAGTTGTGAACAAGCTGAATGTAGCTGAGGACAAAGACCGTGTTTCTGTAGTCCAGTTCAGCAGAGATCCTGAAACCCATTTCTACCTGAACTCGTACACAACAAAGGATGACGTTCTTGACACAGTTAGAGTGCTCAGGCACAAAGGAGGAAGACCACTGAACACCGGAGCCGCTCTCCAGCACGTCAGAGACAATGTCTTCACTGCCTCCTCCGGCAGCAGACGTCTGGAGGGCGTGCCACAGATACTGATCCTGCTGAGTGGCGGCAGGTCATTTGACAACGTTGATGTGCCAGCCTCTGCTCTGAAGAACATGGGAGTCTTCATATTCACAGTAGGCTCAAGGAGCTCTGATAGCAGAGAACTGCAGAGGATTTCATACGAGCCTAGTTATGCTCTGTCTGTGTCAGAATTCACTGACCTTCCAAATGTCCAAGAGCAGCTTCTGAACACTGTTGAGGCTGTTACTGTTTCTGTCACGCCAGCATCACCAACTCCTACCGGTATGTCTGTGTGAAAGAATGCTGTTAGCACATTTTGCAGTACTATTTTTTGtagcttttctgttttctttggtcTTATGTTTGGAAATTCTCATGTAGCCTCCGTAAAGCGTTTAGCGCTCTCTTAGACAGGTTTTAACAAATGCCGTTGTTGTCTTTCTAGTTGATTTTGACACCTCCAGAAAGGATGTTGTCTTCCTACTGGATGGCTCAGATGGCTCTAGGAATGGATTCCCAGTTATGCTTGACTTCGTACAAAAAATTGTTGAAAAATTATCCATAGACGACAACAGAGACCGTGTCTCAGTGGTGCAGTACAGTAGAGAGCCTCAGCTCCATTTCAATCTGAATACCTACTCTGCAAAGGCTGACGTTCTTGGCACTGTCAGAACTCTAAGGCACAGGGGAGGGAGACCCCTCAACACCGGGTCAGCTCTCCAGTATGTGAAAGACAATGTCTTCACTGCCTCTGCTGGCAGTAGACGTCAAGAGGGTGTCCCTCAGATTCTCATCCTGCTCAGTGGATCAAGGTCGAATGATAACATCGATATTCCTGCCTCTGCTCTGAAAGAAAGTGGGGTCTTGATTCTTGGTGTTGGCACCAGGAATTCGAGCAGAGAAATTCAGAGAATTGTCAGTGATCCTTCCTACACTCAGTCTGTTTCTGAGCTTTCTGACCTTGCCAGTGTCCAGCAGCAGTTTATCACCTCGCTCcaaagtgctgttttatatgcAACACCAGTGACACCCACAGTCATAGGTAAGACAGATTCTCACTAATATTTACAAACTTTAAACCCAGCCATTAAAGCTAACTACAGATTGTTGTccctatgttttttattttaaagtctgtCAGGTTATTGTACATTTAATTCTGCAGAGAAAAATTCGTACAGGATTAAGTGTAGGGCTTGTCTGAGGGTTTTAGATTAAAGGCTTCCGCCTTCAGAATTGGAATCCTTTCATTAGGATTTTTAGTGCTGCACATCCTGGTTATCTGTAATTATCTCTAAAAGTTTTGCCAAAACGTAAGACAACAGTTATGCTTTCAAAAGAACATCAAACGTAAAGCATGCGTACGAATCCAAGATCAGCCAATCGTATCAAATTAAGAGATTTGAACAGTGTATCGCATAAGACTGGTTGTAAATGATTGAGACAAGATGTGATTTTATCCAGTTCATAATCTCATACTTAAAAAATGTCCATTGTTCAAAGCATACAGCGAAGGCTGACACGACTGTTTTCTATTTACTGCCTGTAGCTGACCGAAGAATGGCCAGGAGGGACGTAGTGTTCCTTTTGGATGGTTCAGATGGAACTAGGAACTCTTTCCCAGCCATGCGCGATTTTGTTCAAAGAATGGTGGATAGATTGAATGTGGCAGATGGGAGAGATCGTGTCTCTGTAGTCCAGTTCAGCAGAGACCCAGAGGCCCTTTTCTACCTTAACACATACGTAACAAAGGAGAACGTTCTCAACGCTCTCAGAGGTCTACGTCACAAAGGGGGTCGACCCCTCAACACTGGAGCAGCTCTCCAGTATGTGAGGGACAATGTCTTCACTGCATCTTCTGGAAGCAGGCTTCTAGAGGGGGTCCCGCAGCTACTGATTTTGTTGAGTGGTGGAAGGTCGTTTGATAACGTAGACACACCAGCCTCTTCGCTAAAAGGGCTTGG from Astyanax mexicanus isolate ESR-SI-001 chromosome 11, AstMex3_surface, whole genome shotgun sequence encodes:
- the LOC125804906 gene encoding collagen alpha-3(VI) chain-like yields the protein MKDFVLNVVNKLNVAEDKDRVSVVQFSRDPETHFYLNSYTTKDDVLDTVRVLRHKGGRPLNTGAALQHVRDNVFTASSGSRRLEGVPQILILLSGGRSFDNVDVPASALKDMGVLIFTVGSRSSDSRELQRISYEPSYALSVSEFTDLPNVQEQLLNTVEAVTVSVTPASPTPTGMSV